Proteins from a single region of Rhodospirillales bacterium:
- a CDS encoding thioredoxin domain-containing protein has protein sequence MPDVARKPYIVGGNSRRSPLMRLLPALLTALLVWPAAAEESGESVLEKILGSADAPHEIIEYASLSCPHCAAFHNESLPDIKARFIDTGQVRLVFRDFPLDQPALTGSMLAHCQPDKHFFPVLEQLFAHQTKWAFAEAPKDVLKEIFLQFGISADDVDACFADTEANRARLNRILNTRMDGQNRMQVDSTPTFFVNGSKVDGRFDANTLAELIE, from the coding sequence TTGCCCGACGTTGCTCGCAAGCCATATATTGTCGGCGGCAATTCAAGGAGAAGCCCTCTCATGCGCCTGCTTCCCGCCCTGTTAACCGCGCTGCTGGTTTGGCCCGCAGCTGCCGAGGAGTCCGGCGAGTCGGTGCTCGAAAAGATTCTCGGAAGTGCGGACGCACCGCATGAAATCATCGAGTACGCATCGCTTTCCTGCCCCCACTGCGCCGCCTTCCACAACGAATCGTTGCCTGACATCAAGGCCCGTTTCATCGACACGGGACAGGTGCGGCTCGTCTTCCGGGACTTCCCTCTGGATCAGCCGGCCCTGACCGGATCCATGCTTGCCCACTGCCAGCCCGACAAGCACTTCTTTCCCGTACTTGAGCAGTTATTTGCGCACCAGACGAAGTGGGCGTTCGCCGAGGCCCCGAAAGACGTGCTGAAGGAAATATTTCTTCAGTTTGGAATCAGCGCGGACGATGTGGATGCGTGTTTCGCCGATACCGAAGCGAATCGCGCGCGCCTCAATCGCATCCTCAATACCCGCATGGACGGCCAAAACCGGATGCAAGTGGATTCCACGCCGACATTCTTCGTCAACGGGTCGAAGGTGGACGGGCGATTCGACGCCAATACGCTCGCGGAACTGATCGAATAG
- a CDS encoding lipocalin-like domain-containing protein, translating to MAVVERDLLGRWDLVDTYLEAPDGERTPLLGENPRGLIYYGADRTVIAMLAGSDLSLPENPVPDAAAARAWAGFFAYQGSWTLSGSTVHHTIHLSHDPRLIGSTLERDIVWENGVLKFSGPHPQAGPDHRVIILWRRP from the coding sequence ATGGCCGTCGTTGAGCGTGACCTGCTGGGCCGTTGGGACTTGGTAGACACCTATTTGGAAGCGCCGGATGGCGAGCGGACTCCGCTCCTCGGAGAGAACCCCCGGGGCTTGATCTACTACGGGGCCGACCGCACCGTAATAGCGATGCTGGCCGGCTCCGACCTGTCGCTTCCGGAGAATCCGGTGCCGGATGCGGCGGCGGCGCGGGCGTGGGCCGGGTTCTTTGCCTATCAAGGTTCGTGGACCCTTTCTGGTTCCACGGTGCACCATACGATCCATCTATCGCACGATCCAAGGCTGATAGGTTCCACTCTTGAACGCGACATCGTTTGGGAGAACGGGGTTTTGAAGTTCAGCGGCCCGCATCCGCAGGCGGGCCCCGACCACCGTGTCATCATCTTGTGGCGGCGTCCCTAG
- a CDS encoding NAD(P)-dependent oxidoreductase — protein sequence MANPQRTAFLGLGVMGYPMAGHLAAAGHDVVVYNRTRTRADAWTSQHGGESRATPAAAVEGAETVFVCVGNDHDLRSVVTGETGALAGMKAGSILVDHTTASAGIARELAAASADGGVGFLDAPVSGGQAGAENGQLTVMVGGESGTFERARGLIDCYARATTLMGPAGAGQLTKMVNQICIAGLLQGLSEAMNFASRAGLDGEQVIDVISKGAAQSWQMENRAGTMLEGKFDFGFAVQWMRKDLAICLEEAKRNNARLPVTALIDQLYAQVEARGGKRWDTSSLIHLLQND from the coding sequence ATGGCCAACCCGCAACGCACTGCATTCCTAGGTCTTGGAGTCATGGGCTATCCCATGGCCGGCCATCTCGCAGCAGCCGGCCACGACGTCGTGGTCTACAACCGAACCCGGACACGGGCCGACGCCTGGACCAGCCAGCATGGCGGCGAATCGCGAGCGACACCCGCTGCGGCGGTCGAAGGCGCCGAGACTGTCTTCGTATGCGTCGGCAACGACCATGACTTGCGGAGCGTCGTCACCGGAGAGACAGGGGCGCTGGCTGGCATGAAGGCGGGCTCCATTCTGGTCGATCACACGACAGCGTCCGCGGGAATCGCCCGGGAGCTCGCGGCCGCCAGTGCCGACGGCGGCGTAGGATTTCTCGACGCCCCGGTCTCCGGCGGTCAGGCAGGAGCAGAAAACGGCCAACTCACCGTCATGGTCGGTGGCGAGTCCGGCACGTTCGAGCGTGCCCGCGGGCTGATCGACTGCTACGCCCGCGCCACCACGCTGATGGGGCCGGCCGGCGCCGGCCAGCTCACGAAAATGGTCAACCAAATCTGCATAGCCGGCTTGCTTCAAGGCCTGTCCGAAGCCATGAATTTCGCGAGCCGCGCCGGCCTCGACGGCGAGCAGGTCATCGACGTGATTTCGAAGGGAGCTGCGCAGTCTTGGCAGATGGAAAACCGCGCCGGCACGATGCTCGAGGGGAAATTTGATTTCGGCTTTGCTGTGCAGTGGATGCGGAAGGATCTCGCGATCTGTCTGGAGGAGGCGAAGCGCAACAACGCTCGGCTCCCGGTGACTGCGCTGATCGACCAGCTCTACGCGCAAGTGGAGGCACGCGGCGGGAAACGGTGGGACACGTCCAGCCTTATCCACCTGCTACAGAACGACTAG
- a CDS encoding DUF3108 domain-containing protein: MSAVAILLFATAPNSHAVPTSPLHIQPFSLIGSAFVSGFRAGEAVMAFDINADSYSVRFNAESQGLIRLLFQWAFELEVQGTLTAEHAAGLRPAVYQSRRYHRDGHVERHVRFRAGFAETVLPEGAEPYPHPVPPEERRQVLDPASALLSAGLVLARTGRCEQTIRVFDGKTRSNLVLTDRGDGPAAGSPASGRLSGDAKRCAFRSHRVAGYSDRHMRKPPVEGEIWFRAHVDGLMVPVRLQTPTRIGMAIFHFEPPAS, from the coding sequence TTGTCAGCAGTTGCGATTCTGTTGTTCGCGACGGCGCCGAATTCGCACGCCGTACCCACATCCCCGCTCCACATCCAGCCGTTCAGCCTGATCGGCTCCGCCTTTGTGAGCGGGTTCCGTGCCGGCGAAGCCGTCATGGCATTCGATATCAACGCTGACAGCTACTCGGTACGCTTCAACGCTGAATCGCAGGGATTGATCCGACTCCTGTTTCAGTGGGCTTTCGAGCTGGAGGTGCAGGGCACGCTGACGGCCGAACACGCCGCCGGTCTCCGACCGGCCGTGTACCAGTCCCGGCGCTACCATCGGGACGGACATGTCGAGCGTCATGTTCGCTTCCGGGCCGGTTTCGCCGAGACGGTCCTTCCGGAGGGTGCGGAGCCGTATCCACATCCGGTGCCGCCCGAGGAGCGACGCCAGGTACTCGATCCGGCAAGCGCCCTGTTGTCGGCTGGATTGGTACTGGCCCGCACCGGCCGCTGCGAACAGACCATCCGCGTATTCGACGGCAAGACGCGAAGCAATCTGGTCCTGACGGACCGGGGCGACGGACCGGCGGCCGGTTCTCCGGCTTCAGGGCGTCTGAGCGGTGACGCCAAGCGATGCGCATTTCGAAGCCACCGGGTCGCCGGGTACAGTGATCGGCACATGCGCAAGCCTCCCGTCGAAGGTGAGATCTGGTTTCGTGCCCACGTCGACGGCCTGATGGTGCCGGTCCGGCTGCAAACCCCTACTCGGATTGGGATGGCGATCTTCCACTTCGAACCACCTGCCAGCTAG
- a CDS encoding N-formylglutamate amidohydrolase, whose protein sequence is MTQPYADFRPFEHANPRGRFPALLVCDHAVNTVPEELSDLGLDARELERHIGWDPGARAVTLELAALLDAPALLAGYSRLVIDPNRSPHSETSILENSDGTIIPGNIGLDANARHDRITACFRPYHDAIDTTLDRLGPRCAALLCIHTFTPALAGDGIARPWHASILWGGNQAQFADRIRIGLGQVTGLKIGNNQPYAQTPEFGYTAEAHGEVRGLPNLLIEIRQDLLEDANAPQQWANHLAEVLVAELATV, encoded by the coding sequence GTGACCCAGCCCTACGCGGATTTTCGACCGTTCGAGCACGCCAATCCCCGCGGTCGTTTCCCGGCTCTGCTCGTCTGCGATCACGCGGTGAACACGGTACCGGAAGAACTGAGCGACTTGGGTCTGGACGCCAGGGAGCTTGAGCGGCACATTGGCTGGGACCCCGGGGCCCGAGCCGTAACGTTGGAGCTGGCCGCACTCCTGGATGCACCCGCCTTGCTCGCCGGCTATTCCCGTCTCGTGATCGATCCGAACCGGTCGCCGCATTCAGAAACATCGATCCTTGAGAACAGTGACGGCACGATCATTCCAGGGAATATCGGGCTGGATGCAAATGCCCGCCACGATCGGATCACTGCCTGTTTCCGGCCCTACCACGATGCCATCGATACGACGCTCGACCGGCTGGGCCCGCGCTGCGCCGCGCTCCTGTGTATCCATACCTTCACCCCCGCCCTTGCCGGCGACGGTATCGCGCGTCCATGGCACGCATCGATTCTGTGGGGCGGTAATCAAGCACAGTTTGCCGACCGGATCCGCATCGGACTCGGGCAGGTCACTGGCCTCAAGATTGGCAACAACCAGCCGTACGCCCAAACACCGGAATTCGGATACACGGCCGAAGCCCATGGGGAAGTCCGGGGACTGCCGAACCTTCTGATCGAAATCCGCCAGGATCTCCTGGAAGACGCGAACGCCCCACAACAGTGGGCCAACCATCTGGCGGAGGTGCTCGTGGCGGAACTGGCGACGGTCTGA
- a CDS encoding STAS domain-containing protein — translation MPFFAAARSGKFLVFSLSGRIEGVRVSEFAEQLMRQIDSGENHIVLDCSAVSRLASPARRVLLAVARRLESRGGLFRVAGLQPALRAPVAELRGPGGPLSLFASLPEALTSP, via the coding sequence GTGCCTTTTTTCGCGGCGGCCAGATCCGGAAAGTTTCTCGTGTTTTCCCTGTCTGGTCGTATCGAAGGTGTGCGTGTGTCGGAATTCGCGGAACAACTCATGCGGCAAATCGATAGCGGAGAAAACCACATCGTCCTGGACTGTTCCGCGGTTTCCCGCCTTGCATCGCCAGCCAGAAGAGTGCTCCTCGCGGTGGCCCGCCGGCTGGAATCTCGCGGCGGCCTGTTCCGGGTCGCCGGTTTGCAACCGGCACTGCGAGCGCCCGTCGCGGAACTTCGGGGGCCGGGCGGCCCCCTGTCCCTCTTCGCGAGTCTTCCCGAGGCGCTGACTTCCCCGTGA
- the thiC gene encoding phosphomethylpyrimidine synthase ThiC → MDADTPIPIQVTTGPLPASRKVYTGDSARGLRVPHRDISLHPSAGEPPLRVYDTSGPYTDPAVNIDIEAGLPRWREAWVEARGDTRVEAGRPLQDVDNGNPSAANRVPSFPVPRRPRRATGAAVTQLAYARRGIVTPEMEFIAERENQGRSADNGAGERGGESFGAHVPDRVTPEFVRAEVACGRAIIPANINHPELEPMVIGRNFLVKVNANIGNSAVTSSVANEVDKMVWATRWGADTIMDLSTGRNIHNIRDWILRNSPVPVGTVPIYQALEKVGGVPEELTWELYRDTLVEQCEQGVDYFTVHAGVRLAHIPLTAERVTGIVSRGGSIMAKWCLAHHRESFLYEKFPEICELLAAYDVSFSLGDGLRPGSIADANDRAQFAELETLGELTKIAWDHDVQVMIEGPGHVPMDKIKVNVDRQLETCGEAPFYTLGPLATDIAPGYDHITSAIGAAMIGWFGTAMLCYVTPKEHLGLPDRNDVKEGVIAYRLAAHSADLAKGHPGARARDDALSRARFDFRWEDQFNLSLDPETAQQYHDQTLPKEAHKVAHFCSMCGPKFCSMKITREVREYAERGMQEKAQEFRKGGSEIYQKSG, encoded by the coding sequence ATGGACGCTGACACGCCCATTCCCATTCAGGTGACAACCGGCCCGTTGCCCGCGTCGCGCAAGGTGTACACAGGGGATTCGGCCCGCGGTCTGCGGGTGCCACACCGTGACATCTCGCTGCATCCATCGGCCGGCGAACCGCCATTGCGCGTGTATGACACGTCAGGGCCATACACCGACCCGGCCGTCAACATCGACATTGAAGCCGGTTTGCCTCGGTGGCGAGAAGCTTGGGTTGAGGCCCGCGGCGACACGCGTGTCGAGGCCGGCCGACCCCTTCAGGACGTGGACAACGGCAATCCGTCGGCGGCAAATCGGGTTCCGTCGTTTCCGGTACCGCGGCGTCCGCGAAGGGCGACCGGCGCTGCGGTGACCCAGCTCGCCTACGCACGGCGAGGCATCGTGACGCCGGAGATGGAGTTCATTGCCGAGCGCGAGAATCAAGGGCGCTCGGCGGACAACGGGGCCGGGGAGCGGGGCGGAGAATCCTTCGGTGCTCACGTTCCCGACCGGGTAACGCCGGAATTCGTGCGCGCGGAAGTGGCGTGCGGCCGGGCGATCATTCCGGCCAACATCAATCATCCCGAGCTCGAGCCCATGGTGATCGGGCGAAACTTCCTGGTGAAGGTGAACGCCAACATCGGGAATTCCGCCGTGACCTCTTCCGTTGCCAACGAAGTGGACAAGATGGTCTGGGCGACGCGCTGGGGCGCCGACACCATCATGGACCTCTCGACCGGCCGCAACATTCACAACATCCGCGATTGGATCCTGCGCAATTCGCCGGTACCTGTAGGGACGGTGCCGATCTATCAGGCCCTCGAGAAGGTCGGTGGAGTCCCCGAGGAACTGACCTGGGAGCTGTACCGCGACACGCTGGTAGAGCAGTGCGAACAGGGGGTCGACTATTTCACGGTCCACGCGGGGGTGCGGCTCGCCCACATTCCGCTGACTGCTGAGCGGGTTACCGGCATCGTCAGCCGCGGTGGGTCCATCATGGCCAAATGGTGTCTTGCACATCATCGTGAGAGCTTCCTGTACGAAAAATTCCCCGAGATCTGCGAACTTTTGGCTGCGTATGACGTCAGCTTCTCCCTTGGTGACGGGCTCCGTCCGGGCTCGATCGCGGACGCCAACGACCGGGCGCAATTCGCCGAGCTGGAGACCCTCGGTGAGCTCACGAAGATCGCCTGGGATCACGACGTGCAGGTGATGATCGAGGGACCGGGCCACGTGCCGATGGACAAGATCAAGGTGAACGTGGACCGGCAGCTGGAGACATGCGGCGAGGCTCCGTTCTACACGTTGGGACCGCTGGCGACCGACATTGCGCCCGGCTACGACCACATCACCAGCGCCATTGGTGCGGCAATGATCGGCTGGTTCGGTACGGCGATGTTGTGCTACGTGACGCCTAAGGAGCATCTCGGGCTCCCGGATCGCAACGACGTCAAGGAGGGCGTCATTGCGTACCGTCTGGCCGCGCATTCCGCCGATCTTGCGAAGGGGCATCCGGGTGCGCGGGCGCGCGACGACGCACTGTCGCGAGCCCGGTTCGACTTCCGGTGGGAGGACCAGTTCAACCTGTCTCTCGACCCGGAAACCGCGCAGCAGTACCACGACCAGACCTTGCCGAAGGAAGCCCACAAGGTGGCGCACTTTTGCTCGATGTGCGGGCCGAAGTTCTGTTCGATGAAAATCACGCGGGAGGTTCGTGAATATGCCGAGCGGGGCATGCAGGAGAAGGCCCAGGAGTTCCGCAAGGGCGGGAGCGAGATCTACCAGAAATCGGGCTAG
- the mazG gene encoding nucleoside triphosphate pyrophosphohydrolase, with product MPDHRRTREDSLTRTPETATSKVGPAFQRLLGLMAELRDPARGCPWTRAQTFETIVPYTIEEVYEVIDAIRAGDMEALCDELGDLLLQVIYHARMAEEAGAFAMAEVIEALSDKLVRRHPHVFAEAAAADSEAVVRNWERIKAAETAPSHGGKSVLEGVLRSGPALVRARKLQDALDRAAGDTAGPDAKPAAESYQPLEQLRSVAPGDADARRTLGDALFALVRLSRMSGVDPEAALDDANARFQQRVSRLERTLQHEGKGLQEATPDQRASVWHSR from the coding sequence ATGCCCGATCACCGTCGAACGCGCGAGGATTCTCTTACCCGGACTCCAGAAACTGCCACTAGCAAGGTCGGTCCCGCGTTTCAACGCTTGCTGGGGCTGATGGCGGAACTGAGGGACCCGGCGCGGGGCTGCCCCTGGACCCGGGCACAAACGTTCGAGACGATCGTTCCGTACACGATTGAGGAGGTCTACGAGGTTATCGACGCCATCAGGGCGGGCGACATGGAGGCGCTGTGCGACGAACTCGGCGACCTGTTGCTGCAGGTCATCTACCATGCGCGGATGGCGGAGGAGGCCGGCGCTTTCGCCATGGCCGAGGTAATCGAAGCGCTGAGCGACAAGCTGGTGCGCCGGCATCCGCACGTGTTTGCGGAGGCGGCAGCTGCTGATTCGGAGGCGGTGGTGCGCAACTGGGAGCGCATCAAGGCGGCGGAGACGGCGCCGAGCCACGGCGGAAAGAGCGTGCTGGAAGGGGTGCTGCGGTCAGGCCCGGCGCTGGTACGGGCGCGGAAACTACAGGATGCCTTGGACCGGGCGGCTGGCGACACGGCAGGACCCGATGCCAAGCCTGCAGCCGAGAGTTACCAGCCGCTGGAGCAGCTGCGTTCGGTAGCGCCGGGCGACGCCGACGCCCGCCGTACGCTCGGGGATGCCTTGTTTGCGCTGGTGCGGCTGTCGCGGATGAGCGGAGTGGATCCGGAGGCCGCCCTCGATGATGCCAACGCGCGGTTTCAGCAGCGTGTGAGCCGGCTGGAGCGAACGCTGCAGCACGAAGGGAAGGGATTGCAGGAAGCCACCCCCGACCAGCGCGCCAGCGTCTGGCACAGCCGGTAG
- a CDS encoding NAD(P)-dependent oxidoreductase has protein sequence MLERFPVNGDAWSGNVLVTGSGGCIGAWTMALLVRAGVDVTALDLDPKPRRPALLMSDDELARINWVVGDITDPETVRQAAKGCQAIIHLAALQVPFCMADPIGGARVNVVGTVNVFEAARHEGIRRVGHASSIAAHGFFPDSPFLKTLYGAYKTCGEQIAAVYWQDWNVPSVGLRPSVVQGVGRDQGVTSKTTVAIQAAALGAPYTVPFSGPVSFLHAGEVASAFIQSVARDGDGAPVFDINGGATTVEAIVSQLQTLAPDSNIAIEGDPLPFPADLPDAAVRAHLGDYGSIQPTEGVEGTFYAFRSLAAEGRMTASDIR, from the coding sequence ATGTTGGAGCGTTTTCCCGTAAACGGCGATGCGTGGTCTGGGAACGTCTTGGTTACCGGGTCCGGCGGCTGCATCGGAGCCTGGACGATGGCGCTTCTGGTGCGCGCCGGCGTGGACGTCACGGCGCTCGATCTTGATCCCAAGCCGCGCCGGCCAGCACTGTTGATGTCGGACGACGAGCTCGCCCGGATTAACTGGGTGGTCGGCGACATCACTGATCCCGAGACCGTCCGTCAGGCGGCAAAGGGCTGTCAGGCGATTATCCACCTCGCCGCCCTGCAGGTGCCCTTCTGCATGGCAGATCCAATCGGCGGCGCCAGGGTCAACGTGGTCGGCACGGTCAACGTGTTCGAAGCCGCCCGGCACGAGGGGATCCGTCGCGTCGGCCACGCCAGTTCCATCGCCGCCCACGGATTCTTCCCGGACAGCCCATTCCTGAAGACCCTGTACGGTGCCTACAAGACGTGCGGCGAGCAGATCGCGGCGGTCTACTGGCAGGACTGGAACGTGCCCAGCGTCGGGCTGCGCCCCAGCGTGGTTCAGGGGGTCGGGCGTGACCAGGGAGTCACCTCGAAGACGACGGTCGCGATCCAGGCGGCGGCCCTTGGCGCCCCCTATACCGTGCCCTTCAGCGGACCCGTGTCCTTCCTCCACGCCGGAGAGGTGGCCTCCGCATTCATCCAGTCCGTGGCGCGTGACGGCGACGGCGCGCCGGTCTTCGACATCAATGGAGGCGCTACCACGGTGGAGGCGATCGTGAGCCAACTCCAAACCCTGGCGCCCGACTCGAACATCGCCATCGAAGGTGACCCGCTCCCGTTTCCGGCAGATCTGCCCGATGCGGCTGTCCGCGCCCACCTCGGCGACTACGGCTCAATCCAACCCACAGAGGGCGTCGAAGGCACGTTTTACGCCTTTCGGTCACTTGCCGCGGAAGGCCGCATGACGGCCTCGGACATCCGCTGA
- a CDS encoding haloacid dehalogenase type II: protein MQLREFRALSFDCYGTLIDWETGIWDALSPLRRAGLSDRSAALAAFARHESAVQKAEPGASYPDVLARVHQRLSEEFDFPPDPELDVRFGGSVQDWPAFPDSGAALQYLGQHFRLIILSNVSRAAFTSSERRLVARFDAVYTAEDIKSYKPDPRNFRYLIEHCEQDFGIDKGELLHVAQSLYHDHVPARAAGLATAWIDRQQGRPGATRPVTDRPDVSFVFPDLAALAASHRAEHDSA from the coding sequence TTGCAACTGCGTGAGTTCCGAGCCCTCAGCTTCGACTGCTATGGCACTCTAATCGATTGGGAAACCGGGATCTGGGACGCTCTCAGCCCCCTGCGACGGGCCGGCTTGTCCGACCGATCAGCTGCTCTTGCAGCCTTCGCAAGACACGAAAGCGCTGTCCAGAAGGCGGAACCAGGGGCCAGTTATCCGGACGTGCTTGCCCGAGTGCACCAGCGCCTGTCGGAAGAGTTCGATTTTCCTCCCGACCCGGAACTCGATGTCCGGTTCGGCGGATCGGTTCAGGATTGGCCAGCGTTTCCCGATTCGGGGGCTGCGCTTCAATACCTCGGCCAGCACTTCCGGTTGATCATTCTTTCCAACGTGAGCAGGGCTGCTTTCACATCGAGCGAGCGCCGTCTCGTAGCCCGTTTCGACGCTGTCTACACGGCCGAGGACATCAAGAGTTACAAACCCGATCCGCGAAACTTCCGCTATCTGATCGAGCACTGCGAACAAGACTTCGGAATCGACAAGGGAGAACTCCTGCACGTGGCGCAAAGTCTGTACCACGATCACGTGCCGGCACGCGCCGCCGGGCTCGCCACCGCTTGGATCGACCGCCAGCAAGGACGGCCCGGCGCGACCAGGCCGGTGACCGACCGCCCCGACGTCAGCTTCGTCTTTCCTGATCTGGCTGCGCTCGCCGCGTCCCACCGGGCGGAACACGATTCTGCCTAG
- a CDS encoding fumarylacetoacetate hydrolase family protein encodes MNQSRADEAGRIVHDCWAAGSVVAELPENCRPATLAAGYEVQRSFVQHSGETVAGWKIAATSIAGQRHINVDGPIAGRLLKSRVHHSPGSVQLGQNRMSVAEAEFAFVLGRALPARGAPYTEAEVFAAVADVHPAIEIPDSRYRDFTRAGGPQLAADNACACQFILGPAAAADLQSIDFVAHPVRLVIDGEEATRGTGADALGDPRTALAWIANNHALQGGSLKAGDIVTTGVCGQPSPIRQGSRVVADFGSLGTAVTVLL; translated from the coding sequence ATGAACCAATCTCGCGCAGACGAAGCCGGGCGAATCGTTCACGATTGCTGGGCCGCCGGCTCGGTAGTCGCCGAACTGCCGGAGAACTGTCGGCCGGCGACGCTGGCGGCCGGCTACGAGGTGCAGCGGTCCTTCGTGCAACACTCCGGCGAGACCGTGGCGGGCTGGAAGATTGCGGCGACGAGTATCGCCGGCCAGCGCCATATCAATGTCGATGGACCGATCGCCGGGCGCCTGCTCAAGAGCCGCGTGCACCATAGCCCCGGCAGCGTGCAGCTCGGTCAGAACCGGATGAGCGTCGCCGAGGCGGAATTCGCATTCGTGCTCGGCAGAGCATTGCCGGCCCGCGGTGCGCCCTATACGGAAGCAGAGGTCTTCGCGGCGGTGGCAGATGTCCACCCGGCGATCGAGATCCCGGATTCCCGATATCGCGACTTCACACGGGCTGGCGGCCCCCAGCTCGCCGCGGACAACGCCTGCGCATGCCAGTTCATCCTGGGTCCCGCAGCTGCGGCGGACCTGCAGTCGATCGACTTTGTGGCCCATCCGGTACGTTTGGTCATCGACGGCGAGGAAGCCACCCGCGGAACCGGCGCCGACGCGCTCGGCGATCCGCGAACCGCCCTCGCCTGGATCGCCAACAACCACGCATTGCAAGGAGGTTCGCTGAAGGCCGGCGACATTGTCACGACGGGAGTCTGCGGGCAACCGAGCCCGATCAGACAGGGCAGCCGGGTCGTCGCGGATTTCGGCAGCCTGGGCACCGCGGTGACGGTCCTGCTCTGA
- a CDS encoding ATP-binding protein yields the protein MGQSLKLDIPVQISALSDVTTKVEEFCDAADIPMASAFKVNLVIQELVTNSLNHGDFGDRKPEISLSINCDGRQVEMLFEDNAAPFDPFTETPAPDLNSDVSERSIGGLGIHLIRTFSDQSSHEHVDGKNRIRLISPVE from the coding sequence ATGGGGCAGTCACTGAAACTCGACATTCCGGTCCAAATCAGCGCGCTCAGTGATGTGACCACCAAGGTTGAAGAGTTTTGTGACGCGGCCGATATTCCGATGGCAAGCGCCTTCAAGGTCAATCTCGTGATTCAGGAACTGGTCACCAACAGTTTGAATCACGGAGATTTTGGTGACCGGAAGCCGGAAATATCGCTATCAATCAATTGTGACGGCAGGCAGGTCGAGATGCTGTTCGAAGACAATGCTGCCCCGTTCGACCCCTTCACCGAAACGCCAGCACCTGATCTCAACTCAGATGTCAGTGAACGTTCGATCGGCGGTCTCGGAATCCACCTGATCCGGACGTTTTCGGATCAGTCCAGCCACGAGCACGTCGATGGCAAGAACCGGATTCGGCTGATCAGCCCGGTTGAATAG
- a CDS encoding NADPH:quinone oxidoreductase family protein, whose translation MKAVLCHAFGPIESLSVGDIDPPVPAADEVRIKVHAAGVNFPDILIVEGKYQFRPEFPFAPGSECAGEVIEVGRDVTDLAPGDRVMAPARHGAFAEEVCAPAIKAVKLPDQLDYTIAATLLLTYGTSAHALIQRADLQAGETLLVHGAAGGVGLAAVEIGKALGATVIATAGSDAKLAFAREHGADHGINYTDGPFKDHVKELTGGQGADVIYDPVGGAVFDQSLRCINWNGRLLVIGFTSGTIPSAPANLALLKGCSIVGVFWGAWVERDPAAHRANMARLLAWQAEGVIRPHVELNVGLDGVPDALQALRDRTIKGKAVVTVRPG comes from the coding sequence ATGAAAGCAGTCCTCTGCCACGCCTTCGGTCCGATCGAGTCGCTGTCGGTCGGTGACATCGACCCGCCGGTCCCTGCGGCTGACGAGGTCCGCATCAAGGTCCATGCAGCTGGCGTCAATTTCCCGGACATCTTGATCGTCGAAGGCAAGTACCAATTTCGTCCGGAATTCCCCTTCGCGCCCGGCTCCGAATGTGCAGGCGAGGTGATTGAGGTCGGCCGGGATGTGACGGACCTGGCCCCGGGGGACCGGGTCATGGCCCCTGCCAGGCACGGGGCCTTTGCGGAGGAAGTCTGTGCGCCGGCCATCAAGGCGGTGAAGTTGCCGGACCAGCTGGACTACACGATTGCGGCGACGCTGCTCCTGACCTACGGAACTTCCGCCCATGCGCTCATTCAGCGCGCCGATCTTCAGGCCGGCGAGACGCTCCTGGTGCACGGCGCTGCGGGAGGGGTTGGCCTGGCCGCGGTCGAGATCGGCAAAGCGCTCGGGGCCACTGTCATCGCCACGGCAGGATCAGACGCGAAACTCGCCTTCGCGCGCGAGCACGGCGCCGACCACGGTATCAATTACACTGACGGCCCCTTCAAGGATCATGTGAAGGAACTGACCGGCGGCCAGGGTGCCGACGTCATCTACGACCCGGTCGGCGGTGCCGTCTTCGACCAGTCGCTCCGCTGCATCAACTGGAACGGGCGGCTTCTCGTCATCGGGTTCACCTCCGGAACGATTCCCTCCGCGCCAGCGAATCTTGCGCTGCTGAAGGGCTGTTCGATCGTCGGCGTGTTCTGGGGTGCATGGGTGGAGCGCGACCCGGCCGCGCATCGGGCGAACATGGCGCGCCTGCTCGCGTGGCAGGCGGAGGGTGTCATCCGTCCCCACGTGGAACTCAACGTCGGACTGGACGGCGTTCCCGATGCTCTGCAAGCCCTGCGTGATCGCACCATCAAGGGCAAGGCGGTGGTCACGGTCCGGCCTGGCTGA